The Apostichopus japonicus isolate 1M-3 chromosome 20, ASM3797524v1, whole genome shotgun sequence genome contains a region encoding:
- the LOC139960856 gene encoding E3 ubiquitin-protein ligase RAD18-like, translating to MEFTDPFDWPATMPELRTIDNLLRCGICCEFLNIAMILPKCSHNYCSQCIRRYMNYKSQCPTCNTPTIEGEIRNNKVVDEIVKNFVQVRPHILKLCKGQGEKSHDTSEMVTPTSRKDGKRLPKSSERASSLTPGTTFAVKEASRFFSSGTPKRKPELSEDVPLNRSNEENISPSDDADVVIIEEDKSTSPTTPPPEGSPSASTSNENSATIPSTRSDKSTCPVCGVPVALKHINMHLDSCLKRSSENQKPTRKEKRKPLPKLVYNIMSDKQLRKKLKEYKLATQGTRKELIRRMQEFTVLYNAQCDSDDPIPVNDVIKYYERMEKIRNKAQPKSTSQAFKLNLEKCQNEDDISKSQQNYLQHHSKQFDNLIKIAKEKMKNSKKLPSMENAGNLQDEPCSDPSNPSNAGVNSISDKSTSDNVAKPELLGTVSESSGPGTEVTEEFSSAGSSKSDESDLSDFEQRKENLGSKQTSIVSVKSLETNVATTSELRECPPLPELPGGDQNEICDLEPDSPSLFDSASISEEEFVDESKQSETSADSNIQMDSAMNDKANSIETNHMADQTSPVFTGSRKKDMDDTSNSYASCSSPSLAQEHLEPAYLKRDGPLPQNKLRRKRKTALEQLEMDLSNVTEDLGRRASKRNKKM from the exons ATGGAGTTCACAGACCCCTTTGACTGGCCGGCAACGATGCCTGAATTAAGA ACAATAGACAATCTCCTTCGTTGTGGGATTTGCTGTGAGTTTCTTAACATCGCTATGATACTTCCAAAGTGCTCACATAATT ATTGTTCTCAGTGTATTCGGAGGTACATGAACTACAAGAGCCAGTGTCCTACGTGCAACACCCCTACCATCGAAGGAGAGATTCGCAACAACAAAGTAGTAGATGAAATTGTTAAAAACTTTGTACAAGTCAG GCCACACATTCTGAAGCTATGCAAAGGCCAAGGTGAAAAGTCACATGATACATCAGAGATGGTTACTCCCACAAGCAGAAAAGATGGAAAAAGGTTACCT AAATCTTCAGAAAGAGCATCCTCACTGACCCCAGGAACGACCTTTGCTGTGAAGGAAGCTTCAAGATTCTTTTCCTCAGGAACCCCAAAGAGAAAGCCGGAGCTATCAGAAGATGTTCCACTGAACAGGTCCAACGAAGAGAATATCAGTCCATCCGATGATGCAGATGTGGTCATCATCGAAGAAGACAAGTCGACTTCCCCTACTACTCCTCCTCCTGAAGGTTCTCCATCAGCCAGCACCTCGAATGAAAACTCTGCCACCATTCCATCAACCAGAAGTGATAAAT CTACTTGTCCTGTTTGTGGTGTTCCTGTGGCACTAAAGCACATCAACATGCACTTGGACTCCTGTCTCAAGAGAAGCTCAGAAAACCAGAAACCTACAAG GAAAGAGAAGAGGAAGCCACTTCCAAAATTAGTTTATAACATCATGTCTGACAAACAGCTTCGAAAGAAACTGAAAGAGTACAAGCTGGCTACCCAAGGCACAAGAAAG GAGTTAATCCGAAGAATGCAAGAATTCACAGTTCTGTATAACGCCCAGTGCGACTCTGACGATCCCATTCCAG TGAATGATGTTATCAAGTACTACGAGAGGATGGAAAAGATTCGGAACAAAGCTCAGCCAAAATCTACATCTCAG GCATTCAAGTTGAACCTGGAGAAATGTCAAAATGAAGACGACATCTCCAAGTCACAACAAAACTACT TGCAGCATCACAGtaaacaatttgacaatttaatCAAAATTGCCaaggagaaaatgaaaaactCCAAAAAGTTGCCAAGTATGGAAAATGCAGGAAACCTACAGGACGAGCCCTGCAGTGATCCGTCCAATCCATCAAATGCAGGAGTAAACTCCATCAGCGATAAATCCACCAGTGACAATGTAGCAAAACCAGAGCTGTTAGGCACTGTATCTGAATCAAGTGGGCCAGGGACGGAGGTAACTGAAGAGTTTTCTTCAGCAGGAAGTAGTAAAAGTGATGAGTCGGATTTATCAGACTttgaacaaagaaaagaaaatcttgGAAGTAAACAAACTTCGATAGTATCTGTAAAGTCACTGGAGACAAATGTAGCCACTACCTCAGAGCTCAGAGAGTGCCCACCTTTGCCAGAACTCCCTGGAGGAGACCAAAACGAAATTTGCGATTTAGAACCAGATAGCCCGTCTCTGTTTGATAGTGCATCTATTTCTGAAGAAGAGTTTGTTGACGAGAGCAAGCAGTCAGAAACTTCAGCCGACTCAAACATTCAGATGGACTCTGCTATGAATGATAAAGCAAATTCAATTGAGACCAACCATATGGCAGACCAAACTAGTCCTGTGTTTACTGGCAGTAGGAAGAAG GATATGGATGATACTTCCAATTCTTATGCCAGCTGTTCTTCACCAAGTTTGGCCCAAGAGCATTTAGAACCTGCATATCTCAAAAG GGATGGGCCGCTGCCCCAGAATAAGTTGAGGAGAAAAAGGAAGACTGCTTTAGAGCAACTGGAAATGGATTTGTCCAATGTGACCGAAGATCTTGGAAGACGAGCTAGCAAAAGAAACAAGAAGATGTGA